One region of Baekduia soli genomic DNA includes:
- a CDS encoding acetolactate synthase large subunit, which translates to MGRRRASDLFVECLEAEGVKYVFGIPGEETLDLNQSLANSSVSFVPVRHEQGGAYMADMYGRLTGRAGVCLGTLGPGAMNLVTAIGDAFLDRAPLVALTGQADLERMHKESHQFIDLVELFRPITKWNARVTSPDIVPEVVRKAFKVAESEKPGATHLELPEDVMAADVDAIPLPRRRPVKPEPAARELLKAADLIRNAINPVCLAGNGAVRAGAAPALREFCRATGIAVAETFMGKGLLDYTDPKALGTVGLQARDYAMAGFEDADVVIACGYDLVEHAPKHWNPRRDKKIVVVDSEPAEIDAYFTPEVELVGDIYHVIARLAEECRDVPHSGGSPRLRDVVLGRLREARHDEHFPMQPPRVLWEIRQALGREDILISDVGLHKLWIGRMFPAHEPNTVMIANGLAGMGFAVPCAVAAKLVHPDRRVVTVNGDGGILMNFQELETATRLGTAFVNVVWENRQYGSIVWKQDKKFGEHFGVDFTNPDFVRLAESFGMPAWRCGAPEDFGRHLRHALTLDRPSLIVVPIDYSIDVAIAHELGAETVTNT; encoded by the coding sequence ATGGGCCGGCGCCGAGCCTCCGACCTGTTCGTCGAATGCCTCGAGGCCGAGGGCGTCAAGTACGTGTTCGGCATCCCGGGCGAGGAGACGCTGGACCTCAACCAGTCGCTCGCGAACTCCTCGGTCTCCTTCGTGCCCGTTCGACACGAGCAGGGCGGGGCCTACATGGCCGACATGTACGGCCGCCTGACCGGGCGTGCGGGTGTCTGCCTCGGGACGCTGGGACCGGGCGCCATGAACCTGGTGACGGCCATCGGCGACGCGTTCCTGGACCGCGCGCCGCTCGTGGCGCTGACGGGGCAGGCCGACCTCGAGCGGATGCACAAGGAGTCCCACCAGTTCATCGACCTCGTCGAGCTGTTCCGCCCGATCACGAAGTGGAACGCCCGCGTCACGAGCCCCGACATCGTCCCCGAGGTCGTGCGCAAGGCGTTCAAGGTCGCCGAGTCCGAGAAGCCCGGTGCCACGCACCTCGAGTTGCCCGAGGACGTCATGGCCGCCGACGTCGACGCCATCCCGCTGCCGCGCCGCCGGCCCGTCAAGCCCGAGCCCGCCGCGCGTGAGCTGCTCAAGGCCGCCGACCTCATCCGCAACGCGATCAACCCGGTCTGCCTGGCCGGCAACGGCGCGGTGCGCGCCGGGGCGGCGCCCGCCCTGCGCGAGTTCTGCCGGGCGACGGGGATCGCGGTGGCCGAGACGTTCATGGGCAAGGGCCTGCTGGACTACACCGACCCCAAGGCGCTGGGGACGGTCGGGCTGCAGGCCCGCGACTACGCGATGGCCGGCTTCGAGGACGCCGACGTGGTCATCGCCTGCGGCTACGACCTCGTCGAGCACGCGCCCAAGCACTGGAACCCGCGGCGCGACAAGAAGATCGTCGTCGTGGACTCCGAGCCGGCCGAGATCGACGCCTACTTCACCCCCGAGGTCGAGCTCGTCGGCGACATCTACCACGTCATCGCGCGGCTGGCGGAGGAGTGCCGCGACGTCCCGCACAGCGGCGGCTCGCCCCGTCTGCGCGACGTCGTGCTCGGCCGCCTGCGAGAGGCCCGCCACGACGAGCACTTCCCCATGCAGCCGCCCCGCGTCCTGTGGGAGATCCGCCAGGCGCTGGGCCGCGAGGACATCCTCATCTCCGACGTGGGCCTGCACAAGCTGTGGATCGGCAGGATGTTCCCGGCCCATGAACCCAACACGGTGATGATCGCCAACGGCCTGGCGGGCATGGGCTTCGCGGTGCCGTGCGCGGTCGCGGCCAAGCTCGTGCACCCCGACCGGCGCGTCGTGACCGTCAACGGCGACGGCGGGATCCTCATGAACTTCCAGGAGCTCGAGACCGCGACACGGCTGGGCACGGCGTTCGTCAACGTCGTCTGGGAGAACCGCCAGTACGGCTCCATCGTCTGGAAGCAGGACAAGAAGTTCGGCGAGCACTTCGGCGTGGACTTCACGAACCCCGACTTCGTCCGGCTGGCCGAGTCGTTCGGGATGCCCGCCTGGCGCTGCGGCGCGCCGGAGGACTTCGGGCGCCACCTGCGCCACGCGCTCACGCTGGACCGCCCGTCGCTGATCGTGGTGCCGATCGACTACTCGATCGATGTCGCGATCGCCCATGAGCTGGGCGCCGAGACGGTCACCAACACGTAG
- a CDS encoding SpoIID/LytB domain-containing protein, translating to MRRIVTTSVAALLAGLACAPGAHAASRLVVQGHGFGHGIGMSQYGALGYAEHGFSYTDILSHYYEQTSVVPLASEPDVRVLLQTARRATITGAVAGPDGPLDPAKTYVATSSAGQVALATGGKRVGVYAAPLRLSAPAGGAVQLRGMAANGLRDGRYRGALEIRPAGGSVQAINAVDLEDYVRGVVSAESPANWLAEQLKAQAVVARSYAVTTNVGSTTDGIDQYADTRSQMYKGVAAEFPSTDAAVAATAGQVVAQDGKPVVTYFFSTSGGHTENVEFSFLGALPRTWLRGVDDPFDSVSPRHTWTPFTFSGTQVRQRLHGLVRGSFRGIKVLERGTSPRIVRAEVVGSNGVTEVTGPQLRQRFGLYDTWATFTYISSKVKKPATPKAPKDPKAPAVPGAPIDNGAATAGTPVDTTGGQAASIARRRPSELTGSIDRARRGRRVRIERRDGATWRTVATTRVRTGGRYRAPLPGPGEYRVAFGDIAGPSVNVR from the coding sequence ATGCGCCGGATCGTCACCACCTCGGTCGCCGCGCTGCTCGCCGGGCTGGCGTGCGCGCCGGGGGCCCATGCCGCGAGCCGCCTCGTCGTCCAGGGCCACGGCTTCGGCCACGGCATCGGGATGAGCCAGTACGGCGCCCTGGGCTATGCCGAGCACGGGTTCTCCTACACGGACATCCTGAGCCACTACTACGAGCAGACCTCGGTGGTGCCGCTGGCCTCCGAGCCCGACGTGCGGGTGCTGCTGCAGACCGCGCGGCGCGCGACGATCACCGGCGCGGTCGCCGGCCCCGACGGGCCGCTGGACCCGGCCAAGACCTACGTCGCGACGAGCAGCGCCGGGCAGGTCGCGCTGGCCACCGGCGGCAAGCGCGTCGGCGTCTACGCCGCGCCGCTGCGCCTGAGCGCACCCGCCGGCGGCGCGGTGCAGCTGCGCGGGATGGCGGCCAACGGCCTTCGCGATGGCCGCTACCGCGGCGCCCTGGAGATCCGCCCCGCGGGCGGCAGCGTGCAGGCCATCAACGCCGTCGACCTCGAGGACTACGTCCGCGGCGTCGTCTCGGCCGAGAGCCCGGCCAACTGGCTCGCCGAGCAGCTCAAGGCCCAGGCCGTCGTGGCGCGCAGCTACGCGGTGACCACGAACGTCGGGAGCACCACCGACGGCATCGACCAATACGCCGACACGCGCTCGCAGATGTACAAGGGCGTCGCGGCGGAGTTCCCGTCGACCGACGCGGCCGTCGCCGCGACGGCGGGCCAGGTCGTCGCCCAGGACGGCAAGCCGGTCGTCACCTACTTCTTCTCGACCTCGGGCGGCCACACCGAGAACGTCGAGTTCTCGTTCCTGGGCGCGCTGCCACGCACGTGGCTGCGCGGCGTCGACGACCCGTTCGACAGCGTCTCGCCGCGCCACACGTGGACGCCGTTCACGTTCAGCGGCACGCAGGTCCGCCAGCGCCTGCACGGCCTGGTCCGCGGGAGCTTCCGGGGCATCAAGGTGCTCGAGCGCGGCACGTCGCCGCGCATCGTCCGCGCCGAGGTCGTCGGCAGCAACGGCGTCACGGAGGTGACCGGCCCGCAGCTGCGCCAGCGCTTCGGGCTCTACGACACGTGGGCGACGTTCACGTACATCTCCTCGAAGGTCAAGAAGCCCGCGACGCCGAAGGCCCCGAAGGACCCGAAGGCCCCGGCGGTGCCCGGCGCGCCGATCGACAACGGCGCGGCGACCGCGGGGACCCCGGTCGACACGACGGGCGGGCAGGCGGCGTCGATCGCCCGCCGCCGGCCGTCGGAGCTGACCGGCTCGATCGACCGCGCTCGGCGCGGGCGCCGCGTGCGCATCGAGCGCCGCGACGGGGCCACCTGGCGCACGGTCGCCACGACCCGCGTGCGCACGGGCGGCCGCTACCGCGCGCCGCTGCCGGGTCCCGGTGAGTACCGCGTCGCGTTCGGCGACATCGCCGGGCCGTCGGTCAACGTCCGTTGA
- a CDS encoding LemA family protein produces the protein MVAVYAGLGAFALVAAWLVTGYQGLVAARNRAEGTWNGIEAQLQRRHALLPELADAVAALAPGETEVLGRLERARLAAQSAGSAFERADAERRVAAALGALGALVQTHPALGAGGTFVELQTRLARIDDDLQASRRLYNADVRLYLTRRRRFPPVVLVGMERFPERPYFELDQTRERILAVA, from the coding sequence ATGGTCGCCGTCTACGCCGGGCTCGGAGCGTTCGCGCTGGTCGCGGCGTGGCTGGTGACCGGCTACCAGGGCCTGGTCGCCGCGCGCAACCGCGCCGAGGGGACCTGGAACGGCATCGAGGCCCAGCTCCAGCGCCGCCACGCGCTGCTGCCCGAGCTCGCCGACGCGGTCGCCGCGCTGGCCCCGGGCGAGACCGAGGTCCTGGGCCGCCTGGAGCGGGCGCGCCTGGCCGCGCAGTCGGCGGGCTCGGCGTTCGAGCGCGCCGACGCCGAGCGGCGGGTCGCCGCAGCGCTGGGCGCCCTCGGGGCGCTCGTGCAGACCCATCCGGCGCTGGGCGCCGGCGGCACCTTCGTCGAGCTCCAGACGCGCCTGGCGCGCATCGACGACGACCTGCAGGCCTCGCGCCGGCTCTACAACGCCGATGTGCGCCTCTACCTGACGCGGCGCCGGCGGTTCCCGCCGGTGGTGCTCGTCGGCATGGAGCGCTTCCCCGAGCGCCCGTACTTCGAACTCGACCAGACGCGCGAGCGCATCCTGGCCGTCGCCTGA
- a CDS encoding MaoC family dehydratase produces MAATTVINGLEELKSRVGEELGVSDWFEVTQESVDAFAETTGDHQWIHVDPERAKDTPFGGTIAHGLYTLSLGPRFSYALFEIRGAAFGLNYGYDRVRFPAPLPIGSRVRMRATLSAAVEVPGGVQFTVTQTFEREGGDKPVCVADAVARYYGG; encoded by the coding sequence ATGGCAGCCACGACGGTCATCAACGGGCTCGAGGAGCTCAAGAGCAGGGTCGGCGAGGAGCTGGGGGTCAGCGACTGGTTCGAGGTGACCCAGGAGTCCGTCGACGCGTTCGCCGAGACCACGGGCGACCACCAGTGGATCCACGTCGACCCCGAGCGCGCGAAGGACACCCCGTTCGGCGGCACGATCGCCCACGGGCTCTACACGCTCAGCCTCGGCCCGCGGTTCTCCTACGCGCTGTTCGAGATCCGCGGCGCGGCCTTCGGCCTCAACTACGGCTACGACAGGGTGCGCTTCCCCGCGCCGCTGCCGATCGGGTCCCGGGTGCGGATGCGCGCGACGCTGAGCGCGGCCGTCGAGGTCCCCGGCGGGGTGCAGTTCACCGTCACCCAGACGTTCGAGCGCGAGGGCGGCGACAAGCCGGTCTGCGTCGCCGACGCCGTCGCCCGCTACTACGGCGGGTAG
- a CDS encoding ABC1 kinase family protein, with protein MPKIPKSRIARTARFGGLVAGQSARWAGTQVANRGRTPERAEAADAKRALALADELVTQLGQMKGAAMKLGQVLSTVDFEMVPEGEREAFKERLASLRDAAPNVPFKGMRKVLADDLGGDLDEHFAAFAQEPIAAASIGQVYRATLHDGRDVAVKVQYPGVAEAVETDLRNAGMLLPLVRRLAPGLDARAIMDELRERIGEELDYELEAQNHRRVARAFREHPFILVPEVVTSMSTRRVLITEFVEGRGFGEVKALPEAERDRFAEICFRFFYGLVRRERIAAGDPHPGNYLLAADGRVCFLDFGLVRRMDADYLDGERALAHAVVSGDAEGVHHWLATLGYLPEPDDFSPDRVLDQLATAGEWYFTTGFRRLDPEYVRNAMEISSSPASPFFDEMRRQTIPPQALLLRRMEGLFFSVLGELRAGADWGTLALEYMADAPPSTELGRQEAAWLAGT; from the coding sequence ATGCCGAAGATCCCCAAGAGCCGCATCGCCCGCACCGCCCGCTTCGGTGGGCTGGTCGCCGGGCAGAGCGCGCGCTGGGCGGGCACGCAGGTCGCCAACCGCGGGCGCACGCCCGAGCGCGCCGAGGCCGCCGACGCCAAGCGGGCCCTGGCGCTGGCCGACGAGCTCGTCACCCAGCTCGGGCAGATGAAGGGCGCGGCCATGAAGCTCGGCCAGGTCCTGTCGACCGTGGACTTCGAGATGGTGCCCGAGGGCGAGCGCGAGGCGTTCAAGGAGCGCCTGGCCTCCCTGCGTGACGCGGCCCCCAACGTCCCGTTCAAGGGCATGCGCAAGGTCCTGGCCGACGACCTCGGCGGCGACCTGGACGAGCACTTCGCCGCGTTCGCGCAGGAGCCGATCGCCGCGGCCTCGATCGGCCAGGTCTACCGCGCCACGCTGCACGACGGGCGTGACGTCGCCGTCAAGGTCCAGTACCCCGGCGTCGCCGAGGCGGTCGAGACCGACCTGCGCAACGCGGGGATGCTGCTCCCGCTCGTGCGGCGGCTGGCCCCGGGCCTCGACGCCCGCGCGATCATGGACGAGCTGCGCGAGCGGATCGGCGAGGAGCTCGACTACGAGCTCGAGGCCCAGAACCACCGCCGCGTCGCGCGCGCCTTCCGCGAGCACCCGTTCATCCTCGTTCCCGAGGTCGTGACCTCGATGTCGACGCGCCGCGTGCTCATCACCGAGTTCGTGGAGGGCCGCGGCTTCGGCGAGGTCAAGGCGCTGCCCGAGGCCGAGCGCGACCGCTTCGCCGAGATCTGCTTCCGCTTCTTCTACGGTCTGGTGCGCCGCGAGCGCATCGCCGCCGGCGACCCGCATCCGGGCAACTACCTGCTCGCCGCCGACGGGCGCGTGTGCTTCCTGGACTTCGGCCTCGTGCGCCGCATGGACGCCGACTACCTCGACGGCGAGCGCGCGCTGGCCCACGCCGTGGTCTCGGGCGACGCCGAGGGCGTGCACCACTGGCTGGCCACGCTGGGCTACCTGCCCGAGCCCGACGACTTCTCCCCCGACCGCGTGCTCGACCAGCTCGCCACCGCGGGCGAGTGGTACTTCACCACGGGCTTCCGGCGCCTGGACCCCGAGTACGTGCGCAACGCCATGGAGATCTCCAGCTCGCCGGCGTCGCCGTTCTTCGACGAGATGCGCCGCCAGACGATCCCGCCCCAGGCGCTGCTGCTGCGCCGCATGGAGGGCCTGTTCTTCAGCGTGCTCGGCGAGCTGCGCGCCGGCGCCGACTGGGGCACGCTGGCGCTGGAGTACATGGCCGACGCGCCGCCGTCGACCGAGCTCGGCCGCCAGGAGGCCGCCTGGCTTGCCGGGACCTAG
- a CDS encoding 5'-3' exonuclease: MPAPLLVVDAPSLLYRAFFALPKSITGADGRPVNALLGMANLVLWVVERHAPRAVVLCTGAEAATYRTALYPGYHADRPPVPDELAPQWADAPAFFGAFAWTWLDAGDLEADDLLGALALAEAEAGGETLLFTGDRDMFQCVDEHTRVLFPRGGKEGPELVDVDGVRERYGIHPGQVPDFIALRGDPSDGLPGAKGIGEKTAGELLRAHGDLEGLIAAADAQRPRVAAALRDQADELRAFRKIATLQPIDVACPSDAPTDAAAAARAASERGMGRLAGRLEALAGQA; the protein is encoded by the coding sequence ATGCCCGCCCCGTTGCTCGTCGTGGACGCCCCGTCCCTCCTGTACCGCGCGTTCTTCGCGCTGCCCAAGTCGATCACCGGGGCCGACGGCCGGCCGGTCAACGCCCTGCTGGGCATGGCCAACCTCGTGCTGTGGGTCGTCGAGCGCCATGCGCCGCGGGCCGTGGTGCTGTGCACGGGCGCCGAGGCGGCGACCTACCGCACCGCCCTGTACCCCGGGTACCACGCCGACCGCCCGCCCGTCCCCGACGAGCTCGCGCCGCAGTGGGCCGACGCGCCGGCGTTCTTCGGCGCCTTCGCGTGGACCTGGCTGGATGCCGGCGACCTCGAGGCCGACGACCTGCTCGGCGCGCTGGCGCTCGCCGAGGCCGAGGCGGGCGGCGAGACGCTGCTGTTCACCGGCGACCGCGACATGTTCCAGTGCGTCGACGAGCACACGCGCGTGCTCTTCCCGCGCGGCGGCAAGGAAGGCCCCGAGCTCGTCGACGTCGACGGCGTGCGCGAGCGCTACGGCATCCACCCCGGTCAGGTGCCCGACTTCATCGCGCTGCGCGGCGACCCGTCCGACGGGCTGCCGGGGGCCAAGGGCATCGGCGAGAAGACCGCCGGCGAGCTGCTGCGCGCCCACGGCGATCTCGAGGGCCTCATCGCGGCCGCCGACGCGCAGCGCCCGCGGGTGGCCGCCGCGCTGCGCGACCAGGCCGACGAGCTGCGCGCGTTCCGCAAGATCGCGACGCTGCAGCCGATCGATGTGGCATGTCCCTCCGACGCGCCGACCGACGCCGCCGCCGCCGCGCGGGCCGCCTCGGAGCGCGGGATGGGGCGGCTGGCGGGGCGCCTGGAGGCGCTGGCCGGGCAGGCCTGA
- a CDS encoding glycoside hydrolase family 2 protein translates to MIPAVVRRLVVCLTLTALAGAAGGGVAHAATAPPRAVDLDRAAWEYAPDPGDRGLAERWATGAAGADAAFRPVRLPHVFDPKPDPDTFPGSVGWYRVPITAPTSAPGFTWAVHFEQIRRVADVWLDGRHLATNTDPYAPFTVALPALDDGRPHELVVRADNRKGKEPREGWWNWGGITRPAQLVPLGGLVTHDPGFLPRRVCDADGTGCRWSVLVDAEVANRGTTTVVPRLAARLTDPDGVRAGGASATARPLAPGETARVRFSVPVTGDVVLWGPGHPALYGTTLQTADASGVQQVDHTRIGLRTVAVRHGLLELNGRPIELRGASIQEDVDGHGPALTDADIAGIVDQLRTVGANVTRAHYALDERLQAKLDEAGILVWTQAPIYHRDALLKTVAQRNAALSTVRATVLATRNHPSTLTHSVANELSVIPDQVPATAAFLRDARALTLDLDPTLPSSVDTLSYPGYPRQNAYAQFALLGVNSYFGWYPGKPGHSTADINALAPYLKSMRAMYPNSGLVLTEFGAESSITGPSTEKQTYEFQAVYTRDVLKTVASSPTLSGAIYWTLREFAVKPAWDGGAGLPSVDRSPIHHKGLITYDGRPKPAWDVLRDDIRRTPVQRSDESVALALGTRVAVRDRGGFGMGLTIAILAAVAIFIAVDVWAFLGWRAASLADEREARDERRARRLRARAGHDGDESAVRVLA, encoded by the coding sequence GTGATCCCTGCCGTGGTGCGACGCCTCGTCGTCTGCCTGACCCTGACCGCGCTGGCCGGCGCGGCGGGCGGCGGCGTCGCGCACGCGGCCACCGCGCCGCCCCGCGCCGTGGATCTCGACCGGGCCGCCTGGGAGTACGCGCCGGACCCCGGAGACCGCGGGCTGGCCGAGCGCTGGGCCACGGGCGCCGCGGGCGCCGACGCGGCGTTCAGGCCCGTCCGGCTGCCGCACGTCTTCGATCCCAAACCCGACCCCGACACGTTCCCGGGCTCCGTCGGCTGGTACCGCGTGCCGATCACCGCGCCCACGAGCGCGCCGGGCTTCACCTGGGCCGTGCACTTCGAGCAGATCCGCCGGGTCGCCGACGTGTGGCTCGACGGAAGGCACCTGGCGACGAACACCGACCCCTACGCGCCGTTCACCGTCGCGCTGCCCGCGCTGGACGACGGCCGCCCGCACGAGCTCGTCGTCCGCGCCGACAACCGCAAGGGCAAGGAGCCGCGCGAGGGCTGGTGGAACTGGGGCGGCATCACGCGCCCGGCCCAGCTCGTCCCGCTCGGCGGCCTGGTCACCCACGACCCCGGCTTCCTGCCGCGCCGCGTGTGCGACGCCGACGGCACCGGCTGTCGCTGGAGCGTGCTCGTCGACGCCGAGGTCGCGAACCGCGGGACCACGACCGTGGTCCCCAGGCTCGCCGCGCGGCTGACCGACCCCGACGGCGTGCGCGCCGGCGGCGCGAGCGCCACCGCCCGCCCGCTGGCCCCCGGCGAGACCGCCCGCGTGCGCTTCTCGGTCCCCGTCACCGGCGACGTTGTGCTCTGGGGCCCCGGGCACCCCGCGCTGTACGGCACGACGCTCCAGACGGCCGACGCCTCAGGCGTCCAGCAGGTCGACCACACGCGCATCGGGCTGCGCACCGTCGCGGTCCGCCACGGGCTGCTCGAGCTCAACGGCCGGCCCATCGAGCTGCGCGGCGCCTCGATCCAGGAGGACGTCGACGGCCACGGCCCGGCCCTGACCGACGCCGACATCGCGGGGATCGTCGACCAGCTCAGGACCGTCGGCGCCAACGTGACCCGCGCGCACTACGCGCTCGACGAGCGCCTGCAGGCCAAGCTCGACGAGGCCGGCATCCTCGTCTGGACCCAGGCGCCGATCTACCACCGCGACGCGCTGCTGAAGACCGTCGCCCAGCGCAACGCGGCGCTGTCGACGGTCCGCGCGACCGTCCTGGCCACGCGCAACCACCCCTCGACGCTGACGCACTCGGTGGCCAACGAGCTGTCGGTCATCCCCGACCAGGTCCCCGCCACCGCCGCCTTCCTGCGCGACGCCCGGGCCCTGACGCTCGACCTCGACCCGACGCTGCCGTCCTCGGTCGACACGCTGAGCTATCCCGGCTACCCGCGCCAGAACGCCTACGCGCAGTTCGCGCTGCTGGGCGTCAACAGCTACTTCGGCTGGTACCCGGGCAAGCCGGGCCACTCGACGGCCGACATCAACGCGCTCGCGCCCTACCTGAAGTCCATGCGGGCGATGTATCCCAACTCGGGGCTCGTGCTGACCGAGTTCGGCGCGGAGTCCTCGATCACGGGACCGTCGACCGAGAAGCAGACCTACGAGTTCCAGGCCGTCTACACCCGCGACGTGCTCAAGACCGTGGCGTCGTCGCCGACGCTGAGCGGGGCGATCTACTGGACGCTGCGCGAGTTCGCGGTCAAGCCCGCGTGGGACGGCGGCGCCGGCCTGCCCAGCGTGGACCGCAGCCCGATCCACCACAAGGGCCTCATCACCTACGACGGGCGGCCCAAGCCGGCGTGGGACGTCCTGCGCGACGACATCCGCAGGACGCCGGTGCAGCGCAGCGACGAGTCCGTGGCGCTCGCGCTCGGGACGCGTGTGGCGGTCCGCGACCGCGGCGGCTTCGGCATGGGCCTGACGATCGCCATCCTCGCCGCGGTGGCGATCTTCATCGCCGTCGACGTCTGGGCGTTCCTGGGCTGGCGCGCGGCCTCGCTGGCCGACGAGCGCGAGGCTCGCGACGAGCGCCGCGCCCGGCGCCTGCGCGCCCGCGCCGGGCACGACGGCGACGAGTCCGCCGTGCGCGTGCTGGCCTAG
- a CDS encoding GlsB/YeaQ/YmgE family stress response membrane protein: MGVLLYLILLFVSGLIVGGLGRLALPGPDPMSIWMTVGIGLAASFIAGLVMWAITGGRYGASFIVSVLVATGLVYLVRRSRGQTAWSTRRPDNRPRRPV, translated from the coding sequence ATGGGCGTCCTGCTCTACCTGATCCTGCTCTTCGTCTCCGGCCTGATCGTCGGCGGCCTCGGTCGTCTCGCGCTCCCGGGCCCGGACCCGATGAGCATCTGGATGACCGTCGGCATCGGCCTGGCGGCGTCCTTCATCGCGGGCCTGGTCATGTGGGCGATCACCGGGGGCCGCTACGGCGCCTCGTTCATCGTCAGCGTGCTCGTCGCCACCGGCCTGGTCTACCTCGTGCGCCGCTCGCGCGGGCAGACCGCCTGGTCGACCCGGCGGCCCGACAACCGGCCCCGCCGCCCCGTCTAG
- a CDS encoding cupin domain-containing protein, giving the protein MDLPRRVEKPWGHELWYALTDRYAGKILHVEAGHRLSLQYHQHKDESNYLLSGRLRLVKGPSADALTETEIGPGHTWRNVPGEIHTIEAIETADVLEVSTPEVDDVVRLSDAYGREGTTAH; this is encoded by the coding sequence ATGGACCTCCCGCGCCGCGTCGAGAAGCCCTGGGGCCACGAGCTCTGGTACGCCCTGACCGACCGCTACGCCGGCAAGATCCTGCACGTGGAGGCCGGACACCGGCTGTCGCTGCAGTACCACCAGCACAAGGACGAGAGCAACTACCTGCTCAGCGGGCGGCTCCGGCTCGTCAAGGGGCCGTCGGCCGACGCGTTGACCGAGACCGAGATCGGCCCGGGGCACACCTGGCGCAACGTGCCGGGCGAGATCCACACGATCGAGGCCATCGAGACCGCCGACGTGCTCGAGGTCTCCACGCCCGAGGTCGATGACGTCGTTCGCCTGTCCGACGCCTACGGCCGTGAGGGCACGACGGCGCATTGA
- the ychF gene encoding redox-regulated ATPase YchF, with translation MKVGIVGMPNAGKSSLFNALTKAGAEAANYPFTTIEPNVAIVPVRDERLERVAALLHASEIVWDTIAFHDIAGLVKGASEGEGLGNKFLANIRETDAIVHVVRAHTDESILHSEGSVDPARDVDTIETELVYADLEQAERRVERVAKQAKSGDKEAAAEEAWLRTVVAALQEGRPVRGIPVPDAAPNALRNLSPLTAKPVLFVVNVDEGSDEIPAVIAEHAARQGAGVVALSTRLEAELAELDEEDAAAMRADLGVSESGLDRVSQGAFALLELNSFFTAGEGTIAQSWHLRNGLTAWHAAGQIHTDIQKGFVRAEVIAWDALLDAGGFAGARERGTLRLEGRDYVMRDGDVINVKFTP, from the coding sequence ATGAAGGTCGGCATCGTCGGCATGCCCAATGCCGGCAAGTCCTCGCTGTTCAACGCGCTGACGAAGGCCGGCGCGGAGGCGGCGAACTACCCGTTCACGACCATCGAGCCCAACGTGGCGATCGTACCCGTGCGCGACGAGCGCCTGGAGCGCGTCGCCGCGCTGCTGCACGCGTCGGAGATCGTCTGGGACACCATCGCCTTCCACGACATCGCGGGCCTGGTCAAGGGCGCCTCGGAGGGGGAGGGGCTGGGGAACAAGTTCCTGGCCAACATCCGCGAGACCGACGCGATCGTCCACGTCGTCCGGGCTCACACCGACGAGTCGATCCTGCACTCTGAGGGCTCGGTGGACCCGGCGCGCGACGTCGACACGATCGAGACCGAGCTCGTCTACGCCGACCTCGAGCAGGCCGAGCGCCGCGTCGAGCGCGTCGCCAAGCAGGCCAAGAGCGGTGACAAGGAGGCCGCCGCCGAGGAGGCGTGGCTGCGGACCGTGGTCGCCGCGTTGCAGGAGGGCCGGCCCGTCCGTGGGATCCCGGTCCCCGACGCCGCGCCCAACGCCCTGCGCAACCTCAGCCCGCTCACCGCCAAGCCCGTGCTCTTCGTCGTCAACGTCGACGAGGGCAGCGACGAGATCCCGGCCGTCATCGCCGAGCACGCCGCCCGGCAGGGCGCGGGCGTCGTCGCGCTCTCCACGCGCCTGGAGGCCGAGCTCGCCGAGCTCGACGAGGAGGACGCCGCTGCGATGCGCGCCGACCTCGGCGTGAGCGAGTCCGGACTGGACCGGGTCTCCCAGGGCGCGTTCGCGCTGCTGGAGCTCAACTCGTTCTTCACGGCCGGGGAGGGCACGATCGCCCAGTCCTGGCACCTGCGCAACGGCCTGACGGCCTGGCACGCGGCCGGCCAGATCCACACCGACATCCAGAAGGGCTTCGTCCGCGCCGAGGTCATCGCGTGGGATGCGCTGCTGGACGCCGGGGGCTTCGCCGGCGCCCGCGAGCGCGGCACGCTGCGCCTGGAGGGCCGCGACTACGTCATGCGCGACGGCGACGTGATCAACGTGAAGTTCACGCCCTGA
- a CDS encoding phosphatase PAP2 family protein, producing MTQVVNSAIKLLARRDRPALDGLPHLIATPTQLSFPSAHASSSFAAARAYSPLVGSRVVYPVAAAMAASRVYLGVHYPSDILAGALLGTFIGDRAR from the coding sequence GTGACCCAGGTCGTCAACAGCGCGATCAAGCTCCTCGCCCGCCGCGACCGGCCCGCCCTCGACGGCCTGCCGCACCTGATCGCCACCCCGACGCAGCTGAGCTTCCCGTCGGCCCACGCGTCGTCCTCGTTCGCCGCGGCTCGGGCCTACAGCCCGCTGGTCGGCTCGCGCGTCGTCTACCCGGTGGCCGCCGCGATGGCCGCCAGCCGCGTCTACCTCGGCGTGCACTACCCCTCAGACATCCTCGCCGGCGCCCTGCTCGGCACGTTCATCGGAGACCGAGCCAGATGA